The region CCCGGCGCCGGCTGCCGGGCCGTCTGTGCCTTGATCGCCGCGCCTCGGTCGGGGCGCGCCCCGGCCGCCGCGTGCCGGAACGCAGCCCACGTCCGACGGTGCGGACAGGAGGCCAGAGAGCCATGAACCAACGTCCGTTTCCCGCGGGCCGAGACCGGCCCTTCCGACCTCTTGACGGGGCGGGGCCCCGCCTGCTCGCCGCGGCGGCGGGCATCCTGTGCCTGACCTCGGCCGCCTCCGGCGCGGGGGTCGTCACGGAGGGGGACCGCACCTGGGCGGCCGCCGCGCTCCGGGAGGAGCAGAGCCTCCCCGCGCGGGCGGCCCCCAACACGGTGGGAGTCCTGTACTTTCACAACCGCACCGGTGACGCCGCGCTGGACCCTCTGCAAAAGGGACTTGCCCTCCTGCTGGTGACCGACCTCTCGGCGGTCCGGGGACTCCAGGTGGTGGAGCGGGTGCGGCTCCAGGCCCTGGTGGAAGAGCTCGGGTTGGGGAAGACGGGCCTGGTGGAGGAGGGCTCCGGGCCCCGGGTGGGCCGCCTCCTGGGGGCGCGCTGGCTGGTGGGAGGGATCCTCACCTCGCCTGCTCCCGCGGCGGTTAGGGCCGAACCCCGCGTGCTCGACGTACCCCAGGGGGTACCCACCGGGCTCCCAGGCGCCGAGGGGGAGCTGGCCGAGTTCTTCCGGGTGCAGAAGGATCTCCTCTTCCAGATTCTGGGCTTCCTCGAGGTGCGCCTGACCCCCTCCGAGGAGAGGCGCCTGCGAAGGCCCTGCACCCGAAGCCTGGCGGCGCTCCTGGATCTCTCCCGCGCCGTGGGCGCCTCGGACGCCGGAGACTACGGGGGCGCGGCCGCCTACTACGAGAGCGCCCTGCGGGAGGACCCGGGCGTGTGCCTCGCGGGCGACGCCCTGCGGGACCTGCGGCGCCGCGGCCTGGTGAGCCCCCGCGCCGAGGCCGGCGAGCTCTT is a window of Thermodesulfobacteriota bacterium DNA encoding:
- a CDS encoding CsgG/HfaB family protein, with translation MNQRPFPAGRDRPFRPLDGAGPRLLAAAAGILCLTSAASGAGVVTEGDRTWAAAALREEQSLPARAAPNTVGVLYFHNRTGDAALDPLQKGLALLLVTDLSAVRGLQVVERVRLQALVEELGLGKTGLVEEGSGPRVGRLLGARWLVGGILTSPAPAAVRAEPRVLDVPQGVPTGLPGAEGELAEFFRVQKDLLFQILGFLEVRLTPSEERRLRRPCTRSLAALLDLSRAVGASDAGDYGGAAAYYESALREDPGVCLAGDALRDLRRRGLVSPRAEAGELLESLRSSTSLTDALTPKDALRRGAPAAGTRSVPVEVRIDFPQ